The proteins below are encoded in one region of Telopea speciosissima isolate NSW1024214 ecotype Mountain lineage chromosome 10, Tspe_v1, whole genome shotgun sequence:
- the LOC122643328 gene encoding pentatricopeptide repeat-containing protein At3g09040, mitochondrial translates to MRHVTNVRNLHKLKPPTIFQANFSNISQANEQLDQKIQLGFIPESHIYTRLLKACLQECKLIQSHRLLDQMPQQKQQSSKNSKILHAQILKVGLGLSGKLGNIIVDLYSKCGNVVFAQKTFDRLDKRDGSAWNSILSLYSRCGMLEDIIITFGSMWNSCTPPNQFTFAIVLSACARLMAVGPGRQVHCNIVKMGFELNPFCEGSLIDMYAKSDYVTDARKIFDRAADPDTVSWTAMIAGYVRTGMPGEALKLFKKVQDLGHEPDQVAFGTIITAYVGLRRLDDACRVFAQMPNPNVVAWNVMISGHAQSGYSVEAINFFHDMRVSGVKSTRSTLGSVLSAIASLAALDQGQQVHSEAIRLGLDSNVFVGSALINMYAKCQSMEDARKVFDAVIERNIVLWNAMLGGYANNGYPCHVFDLFSDMRGCGLQMDEFTYTSLLSACACLENLDMGRQLHSFLIKSNFESSLFVENAMVDMYAKSGVLKDARQQFELIRDRDNVSWNAIIVGYVHEQYEDEAFIMFQQMIMDGFVPDEVSLASILSASANIQALELGKQFHCFAVKYGIDLNLYAGSSLVDMYAKCGDMQAANVVFARMPEQGVVSRNALIAGYTQNNDMDEAVNSFQEMQAAGLKPSKFTFTSILPVCSGPSRLDMGRQVHCYTIKSGFLQDDDFLGIALLSMYLKSQTHEDANKLFSEFPDPKSKVLWTAIISGYAQDGYSEEALWFFWEMHRCNVVADEATFGSVLSACACSAALKDGREVHSLIIRSGFNSDECMGSALVDMYAKCGDMKSSVQIFEEMDSKQDVISWNSMIVGFAKNGYADDALKIFDLMKHALVKPDDVTFLGVLTACSHAGLISEGCEFFDIMMNHYGIQPRVDHYACMIDLLGRSGHLKEAEEFIKKLPFEPSARIWATFLASCRIHGDYERGQWVAEKLIELEPQNSSPYVLLSNIYAAAGNWNGVNTVRMAMKERSVKKMPGCSWIVVGKKTNMFSAADKFHPSANEIYAVLKDLTALMKEEGYIVSALSVLHDEE, encoded by the coding sequence ATGCGTCACGTAACCAATGTCAGAAACTTACATAAATTGAAGCCACCCACCATTTTCCAAGCAAACTTCTCAAATATTTCGCAAGCGAACGAGCAATTAGATCAGAAGATTCAGCTCGGATTTATTCCGGAGAGTCACATATACACTCGTCTCCTCAAAGCATGCTTGCAAGAATGCAAATTAATTCAATCCCATCGTTTGCTCGACCAAATGCctcaacaaaaacaacaatcatccaaaaatagtaaaattttacatgccCAGATACTGAAAGTTGGCCTTGGATTGAGCGGGAAGTTGGGTAACATCATTGTCGATTTGTATTCCAAGTGTGGGAATGTGGTTTTTGCCCAAAAGACCTTTGATCGGCTCGACAAGAGAGATGGGTCAGCTTGGAATTCAATTTTATCTTTGTACTCGAGGTGTGGAATGCTGGAAGATATCATTATCACTTTTGGGTCAATGTGGAATTCCTGCACACCACCGAATCAATTCACATTTGCAATCGTCCTTTCTGCTTGTGCAAGACTTATGGCTGTTGGTCCTGGTAGGCAAGTTCATTGCAATATTGTTAAGATGGGATTCGAGTTAAATCCTTTTTGTGAAGGTTCTTTGATTGATATGTATGCTAAATCTGACTATGTGACTGATGCTCGGAAAATATTTGATAGAGCTGCGGACCCTGATACAGTGTCTTGGACAGCTATGATTGCTGGTTATGTTAGAACTGGTATGCCCGGGGAAGCTCTCAAGTTGTTTAAGAAAGTGCAGGACTTAGGCCATGAACCAGATCAGGTTGCATTTGGGACTATTATCACTGCATATGTTGGTCTTCGCAGGCTTGATGATGCATGCCGTGTATTTGCTCAAATGCCCAACCCAAATGTTGTTGCATGGAATGTGATGATCTCAGGACATGCTCAGAGTGGTTACAGTGTTGAAGCAATTAATTTCTTCCATGACATGCGAGTTTCTGGTGTAAAATCTACGAGGTCCACATTAGGAAGTGTTTTGAGTGCCATTGCCAGCCTAGCTGCTCTTGATCAGGGACAACAGGTTCATTCTGAGGCAATCCGACTTGGATTGGATTCTAATGTTTTTGTTGGAAGTGCTCTAATCAATATGTATGCCAAGTGTCAAAGTATGGAAGATGCAAGGAAAGTCTTTGATGCAGTCATTGAGAGAAACATTGTCTTGTGGAATGCAATGCTTGGAGGTTACGCAAATAATGGGTACCCATGTCACGTCTTTGATTTGTTCTCTGATATGAGGGGTTGTGGTCTCCAGATGGATGAATTTACCTACACCAGTCTTCTTAGTGCATGTGCTTGCCTGGAAAATTTAGATATGGGTAGACAACTGCATTCTTTTTTAATCAAGAGCAACTTTGAATCAAGTCTATTTGTGGAAAATGCCATGGTGGACATGTATGCTAAGTCTGGGGTTCTAAAAGATGCAAGGCAGCAATTTGAGCTTATTCGGGATCGGGATAATGTCTCCTGGAATGCAATTATTGTTGGGTATGTTCATGAGCAGTATGAGGATGAGGCTTTCATAATGTTTCAACAAATGATCATGGATGGCTTTGTGCCTGATGAAGTGTCCTTAGCTAGCATACTTAGCGCTTCTGCAAATATTCAAGCTCTTGAGCTAGGCAAGCAATTTCATTGCTTTGCTGTCAAATATGGTATTGACTTGAATCTCTATGCTGGGAGTTCCCTTGTTGACATGTATGCCAAGTGTGGGGATATGCAGGCTGCGAATGTGGTTTTTGCTAGGATGCCAGAGCAGGGTGTTGTCTCCAGGAATGCTCTAATTGCAGGATATACTCAAAACAATGATATGGATGAAGCAGTGAATTCTTTTCAAGAAATGCAGGCAGCAGGACTGAAACCATCCAAATTCACTTTTACAAGCATTTTGCCAGTATGTAGTGGGCCTTCTAGATTGGACATGGGAAGGCAAGTGCACTGTTATACAATAAAGTCCGGGTTCTTGCAGGACGATGACTTCCTGGGGATTGCACTTTTGAGCATGTACctgaaatcccaaacccatgaAGATGCAAACAAGCTTTTTTCCGAGTTTCCAGATCCCAAGAGCAAAGTATTATGGACCGCTATTATTTCAGGATATGCCCAGGATGGTTACAGTGAGGAGGCATTATGGTTCTTTTGGGAGATGCATAGGTGCAATGTTGTTGCTGATGAAGCCACTTTTGGTAGTGTGCTTAGTGCTTGTGCTTGCTCAGCTGCCCTGAAAGATGGCAGAGAGGTACATTCTCTTATCATCCGGAGTGGCTTCAACTCAGATGAGTGCATGGGCAGTGCTCTTGTAGACATGTATGCCAAATGTGGGGACATGAAAAGTTCTGTACAGATTTTTGAGGAAATGGACTCTAAACAAGATGTTATTTCTTGGAATTCAATGATTGTTGGATTTGCAAAGAATGGATATGCAGATGATGCGCTCAAAATATTTGACCTGATGAAGCATGCACTTGTAAAGCCTGATGATGTAACATTTCTTGGTGTTTTAACCGCATGTAGTCACGCAGGTCTAATATCTGAAGGTTGTGAATTCTTTGACATCATGATGAATCATTATGGGATTCAGCCAAGAGTTGATCATTATGCTTGCATGATTGATCTTCTTGGTCGTAGTGGCCATCTTAAAGAAGCAGAGGAGTTTATAAAAAAACTACCATTTGAACCCAGTGCTAGGATTTGGGCCACATTTCTTGCTTCTTGTAGAATACATGGGGATTACGAACGAGGGCAGTGGGTAGCTGAGAAACTCATTGAGCTGGAACCTCAAAACTCCTCACCCTATGTACTGCTTTCTAATATATATGCTGCAGCTGGTAACTGGAATGGAGTTAACACAGTAAGGATggcaatgaaagaaagaagTGTTAAGAAGATGCCTGGATGTAGCTGGATTGTCGtgggaaagaaaacaaacatGTTTTCTGCAGCAGATAAGTTTCATCCTAGTGCCAATGAAATATATGCAGTTCTGAAGGATTTGACAGCACTGATGAAAGAAGAAGGTTATATTGTGTCTGCACTTTCCGTTTTGCATGATGAAGAATGA